The following coding sequences are from one Vulpes vulpes isolate BD-2025 chromosome 12, VulVul3, whole genome shotgun sequence window:
- the PRR16 gene encoding protein Largen isoform X4 has protein sequence MTDSSKTDTLNSSSSGTTASSIEKIKVQANAPLIKPPTHPSAILTVLRKPNPPPPPPRLTPVKCEDAQRVVPTVNPVKTNGTLLRNGGLPLAPNKIPNGDICCIPTGGLDKAPMQPLMHRPEKDRCPQAGSRERVRFNEKVQYHGYCPDCDARYNVKNREVHLHREPVHPPGKLPHPGPPLPPPPHLPPFPLENGGLGISHSNSFPPLRPATVPPPTAPKPQKTILRKSTTTTV, from the coding sequence ATGACCGACAGCTCCAAAACGGACACCCTGAATAGTAGCTCAAGCGGCACCACAGCCTCCAGCATAGAGAAGATCAAAGTGCAGGCCAACGCACCCCTCATTAAACCCCCCACCCACCCGTCTGCCATCCTCACGGTCCTGAGAAAGCCAaaccccccgccgccgcccccgcggtTGACACCTGTGAAGTGTGAAGACGCCCAAAGAGTGGTGCCGACTGTCAATCCTGTGAAGACTAATGGCACCCTTCTGCGAAACGGAGGCTTACCCCTAGCACCGAACAAAATTCCAAACGGAGACATCTGCTGCATCCCCACTGGTGGCTTGGACAAGGCTCCAATGCAGCCTCTGATGCACAGACCTGAAAAAGACAGGTGTCCCCAGGCAGGGTCCCGGGAACGGGTTCGGTTTAATGAGAAAGTGCAGTACCATGGCTATTGTCCCGACTGTGATGCCCGGTATAATGTAAAAAACAGGGAGGTCCATTTACACCGCGAACCTGTCCACCCACCGGGAAAGCTCCCGCACcccggccctcccctccctcctccaccccatctCCCTCCTTTTCCACTGGAAAACGGGGGACTGGGAATAAGCCACAGTAACAGCTTTCCCCCTCTCAGACCTGCAACTGTGCCTCCTCCCACTGCACCAAAACCACAGAAGACCATCTTGAGGAAATCGACCACTACAACAGTGTGA
- the PRR16 gene encoding protein Largen isoform X3: MWSVIRTGLHELKNEYMHIPVVDQIDTLTSDLQLEDEMTDSSKTDTLNSSSSGTTASSIEKIKVQANAPLIKPPTHPSAILTVLRKPNPPPPPPRLTPVKCEDAQRVVPTVNPVKTNGTLLRNGGLPLAPNKIPNGDICCIPTGGLDKAPMQPLMHRPEKDRCPQAGSRERVRFNEKVQYHGYCPDCDARYNVKNREVHLHREPVHPPGKLPHPGPPLPPPPHLPPFPLENGGLGISHSNSFPPLRPATVPPPTAPKPQKTILRKSTTTTV, translated from the coding sequence GTGGTTGACCAGATTGATACCCTGACCTCTGACCTACAGCTGGAGGATGAGATGACCGACAGCTCCAAAACGGACACCCTGAATAGTAGCTCAAGCGGCACCACAGCCTCCAGCATAGAGAAGATCAAAGTGCAGGCCAACGCACCCCTCATTAAACCCCCCACCCACCCGTCTGCCATCCTCACGGTCCTGAGAAAGCCAaaccccccgccgccgcccccgcggtTGACACCTGTGAAGTGTGAAGACGCCCAAAGAGTGGTGCCGACTGTCAATCCTGTGAAGACTAATGGCACCCTTCTGCGAAACGGAGGCTTACCCCTAGCACCGAACAAAATTCCAAACGGAGACATCTGCTGCATCCCCACTGGTGGCTTGGACAAGGCTCCAATGCAGCCTCTGATGCACAGACCTGAAAAAGACAGGTGTCCCCAGGCAGGGTCCCGGGAACGGGTTCGGTTTAATGAGAAAGTGCAGTACCATGGCTATTGTCCCGACTGTGATGCCCGGTATAATGTAAAAAACAGGGAGGTCCATTTACACCGCGAACCTGTCCACCCACCGGGAAAGCTCCCGCACcccggccctcccctccctcctccaccccatctCCCTCCTTTTCCACTGGAAAACGGGGGACTGGGAATAAGCCACAGTAACAGCTTTCCCCCTCTCAGACCTGCAACTGTGCCTCCTCCCACTGCACCAAAACCACAGAAGACCATCTTGAGGAAATCGACCACTACAACAGTGTGA